A part of Palaemon carinicauda isolate YSFRI2023 chromosome 8, ASM3689809v2, whole genome shotgun sequence genomic DNA contains:
- the LOC137645476 gene encoding piggyBac transposable element-derived protein 2-like, with translation MKKVPRGDTDVVVDNIHKILLVRWKDNAVVSVVSNISPVYLLESVSRWSAKDKKKISVSRPYLIGDYNRHMGGTDRMDQNINCYRISISMKKWWWPIFSWVIDATIQNCWLLHRVDESNLQLLSFKRYIARTYPQQAEPRVGIGRPRQSSRVIPDVRYDNIGHLFEPLGKQAWKCALSSCKSRPSQGCMKCGVPLCVKCFVEYHRRAL, from the coding sequence ATGAAGAAGGTTCCTCGAGGAGATACAGATGTTGTTGTGGATAATATTCACAAGATCTTGTTGGTACGCTGGAAGGATAATGCAGTAGTTTCAGTGGTATCAAATATTTCTCCTGTTTATCTTCTGGAAAGTGTATCTCGATGGTcagcaaaggacaaaaagaaaattagtgtaaGTCGACCTTATCTCATCGGGGATTACAACAGGCACATGGGTGGCACTGATAGGATGGACCAAAACATCAATTGTTACCGTATATCCATTAGCATGAAAAAGTGGTGGTGGCCTATATTTTCTTGGGTAATTGATGCAACGATTCAGAACTGCTGGCTTCTCCATCGTGTTGATGAAAGCAACCTTCAACTGTTGTCATTCAAGCGCTACATTGCAAGGACATACCCTCAGCAGGCAGAACCACGTGTGGGAATAGGCCGGCCAAGACAGTCATCTCGGGTTATTCCAGATGTACGTTATGACAATATTGGTCACCTGTTCGAACCCCTTGGAAAACAGGCATGGAAATgtgctctatcctcttgcaaatctCGTCCTTCGCAAGGGTGTATGAAGTGTGGAGTTCCATTGTGTGTGAAATGTTTTGTTGAATATCATCGTCGTGCTCTTTAG